A region of the Apium graveolens cultivar Ventura chromosome 6, ASM990537v1, whole genome shotgun sequence genome:
TCAGAGTTTGGATGGCCATAGAAGATGGAGTTATTATTCCTACCAAAACggttgatgacatcatcatcgaaAAGAAGGTTGGTGAATATAACACAATAGAGGAAGAAAGAATTAATATAGATGCTAAGGCAGAAATGGTAATCACAAGTGCACTTGatgaaaaagaatatgaaagagTAAATAATTACAAGTCAGCACAAGAAATGTGGGATTAACTAGTGGttacctatgaaggaaccacagatataaaagattctcaaatggacactttgatccaagaatacgagaactttaaact
Encoded here:
- the LOC141666198 gene encoding uncharacterized protein LOC141666198, with translation MAYVNTIGCGAGQSSSRPPLFDHTNFATWKTRFRIYARSQGVRVWMAIEDGVIIPTKTVDDIIIEKKVGEYNTIEEERINIDAKAEMVITSALDEKEYERVNNYKSAQEMWD